From a single Bryobacter aggregatus MPL3 genomic region:
- a CDS encoding PadR family transcriptional regulator encodes MKKKADVWQGTLAIMVLKTLHAMGPQHGYGIARRVEQTSHDLLAINHGTLYPVLLKLEQEGAIVSEWGVSENKRRAKFYRITRAGQSQLDAEVKQWAQATEIVARFLALKGFKA; translated from the coding sequence ATGAAAAAGAAAGCAGACGTCTGGCAGGGCACGCTGGCTATTATGGTTCTCAAAACGCTCCATGCTATGGGGCCCCAGCACGGATATGGCATTGCGCGCCGCGTCGAACAGACCAGCCACGACCTGCTCGCCATCAATCACGGCACGCTCTACCCCGTCCTCCTCAAACTCGAACAGGAAGGTGCCATCGTGTCTGAATGGGGCGTTTCCGAGAATAAGCGGCGCGCCAAGTTTTACCGAATCACCCGGGCTGGTCAGAGCCAACTCGATGCAGAGGTTAAGCAGTGGGCTCAGGCTACCGAAATCGTTGCGCGCTTTCTGGCGTTGAAAGGATTCAAGGCATGA
- a CDS encoding c-type cytochrome, with translation MIRPLPLIPLLLLSLSGCKQAPVLEPVPEWAYPTNPAPAPGPKPPVPQGPFQIKSSQLSFTRAQLSNLFAAPDWSPEGHPTMPSVVSHGREPEVRACAYCHLPTGSGRPENSRLAGLPIPYFVDQMKAFRDGSRTPFLVDRAPTINMTKTAKAMTDAEIETAARYFASLKPLSFVRVVETTMVPKSRIAGWLFHFQPEKGEEALGQRILEGPEDFEQFELRDPETRYIAYAPVGSLALGKRLAETWGNNKELECSSCHGPGYRGKEAVPGIAGRSPSAIVRQLYDMKAGVRRGGKTSEMEKVVKEMTNSDMVALAAYIGSLRP, from the coding sequence GTGATTCGCCCGCTGCCCCTGATTCCCCTGCTGCTCCTGTCTTTATCTGGTTGTAAGCAAGCACCCGTTCTCGAACCCGTTCCGGAGTGGGCCTATCCCACCAATCCAGCTCCGGCGCCTGGCCCGAAGCCTCCCGTGCCGCAAGGCCCCTTCCAGATCAAAAGCAGCCAACTCTCCTTTACACGGGCCCAACTCTCCAATCTTTTTGCTGCCCCGGACTGGAGCCCCGAGGGGCATCCCACGATGCCATCCGTTGTCTCTCATGGACGAGAACCCGAGGTGCGGGCCTGCGCCTATTGCCACCTGCCAACTGGGAGCGGACGGCCGGAGAACTCTCGACTGGCTGGCTTGCCCATCCCATACTTCGTCGATCAGATGAAGGCGTTCCGCGATGGCTCCCGAACACCGTTCCTTGTCGACAGAGCGCCAACCATCAATATGACCAAGACGGCCAAGGCGATGACCGATGCCGAGATCGAGACTGCTGCCCGATATTTTGCAAGCCTGAAACCACTGTCTTTCGTCCGCGTGGTGGAGACAACGATGGTTCCCAAATCCCGCATCGCCGGGTGGTTGTTCCACTTTCAGCCGGAGAAGGGGGAAGAGGCCCTCGGCCAACGGATTCTCGAAGGGCCTGAGGACTTTGAGCAGTTTGAGTTGCGCGATCCGGAGACCCGCTACATTGCCTATGCACCGGTCGGGAGCCTCGCGTTGGGGAAACGCCTCGCGGAGACCTGGGGGAACAATAAGGAGCTGGAATGCTCCAGCTGTCACGGTCCGGGCTACCGGGGTAAGGAGGCTGTTCCAGGCATTGCAGGCCGTTCGCCAAGCGCCATTGTTCGTCAGCTGTATGACATGAAGGCTGGCGTTCGACGTGGTGGCAAGACGTCGGAGATGGAAAAGGTGGTCAAGGAGATGACGAACAGCGATATGGTGGCCTTGGCGGCGTATATTGGGTCGCTGAGACCATAG
- a CDS encoding IS5 family transposase yields MRGTDQQQRTLISYVNLEDRIAEDHPLRKVRQLVDGLLKSMDGEFEQMYSRVGRPSIPPERQLRALLLQIFYSVRSERLLMEQLDYNLLFRWFIGLEIDEPVWNHAVFSKNRERLLNEEVAQKFFSRVNELASGFMSDEHFTVDGTLIEAWAGQKRFQRKDGEGPKDGKQFHGEKRSNETHESKTDPDARLYKKGNGQEAKLSYLGHIVIENRNGLIREVMSTQADGHGEADAALLMAAKIARPGKRITLGADKAYDRKDFVKTVRELGVTPHVAQNNKNRRSAIDQRTTRHEGYRMSLSKRWLVEKAFGWMKQTGGLKKIKLRGIDKVGWLVTYTAAAYNLLRVKTLQEQCA; encoded by the coding sequence ATGCGCGGAACCGACCAGCAACAAAGAACCCTGATCAGCTACGTGAACCTTGAAGATCGGATCGCAGAGGACCATCCACTGAGGAAAGTACGGCAACTGGTAGACGGGTTGCTCAAGAGCATGGATGGAGAGTTTGAGCAGATGTATTCGCGAGTGGGGCGTCCTTCGATTCCGCCCGAGCGTCAGCTCAGAGCGTTGTTGTTGCAAATCTTCTACTCGGTGCGCAGCGAGCGCTTGCTAATGGAGCAGTTGGACTACAACCTGTTGTTCCGTTGGTTCATTGGGCTTGAGATCGATGAGCCGGTTTGGAACCACGCCGTATTCAGCAAGAACCGGGAGCGGCTGTTGAATGAAGAGGTCGCGCAGAAGTTCTTTAGCCGGGTCAATGAGTTGGCCTCTGGATTCATGTCCGATGAGCACTTCACGGTGGATGGAACGCTGATCGAAGCCTGGGCAGGACAGAAGAGATTTCAACGAAAAGATGGCGAAGGCCCCAAAGATGGCAAGCAGTTCCACGGCGAGAAGCGCAGCAATGAAACGCACGAGTCCAAGACAGATCCAGATGCCCGCTTGTACAAGAAGGGGAATGGGCAGGAAGCCAAGCTCAGCTACCTCGGCCACATTGTGATCGAGAACCGCAATGGTTTGATCCGTGAGGTGATGAGCACGCAAGCCGATGGTCATGGCGAAGCCGATGCCGCCTTATTGATGGCGGCCAAAATAGCGCGGCCCGGCAAACGCATAACGCTGGGGGCCGACAAAGCTTATGACCGCAAGGACTTTGTCAAAACAGTGCGCGAGTTGGGAGTGACCCCACATGTGGCGCAGAACAACAAGAATCGCAGAAGCGCCATTGATCAGCGTACGACAAGGCATGAAGGGTATCGCATGAGCCTCAGCAAGAGGTGGCTTGTAGAGAAGGCCTTCGGATGGATGAAGCAAACGGGCGGACTGAAAAAGATCAAGCTGCGGGGAATCGATAAGGTCGGATGGCTGGTCACTTATACAGCCGCAGCTTACAATCTGCTTCGAGTCAAAACCCTGCAGGAGCAGTGTGCCTAA
- a CDS encoding IS481 family transposase, whose translation MSDNQKLIKARIGLLQLAQELGNIKAACQRAGISRSHFYEIKEAYEKHGADGLEPRQRRTPRMPNQTPPELEKQILEMTAQYPTYSYIRIADQLRLVGIGVSAPAVRGVWVRHGITLRLQRLLWLDKKTATEGGVLTEQAKRLLQKHQGRNVDPEQHIAAPHSGYLLCQDTYFVGTIKGVGKVYMQTVIDAHCSQAFAKVYLSKMPITAADTLNDRVIPFYDDEKVGIERLLTDNGREYCGLEARHPFEIYLAINQIRHKRTQIASPQSNGFCERFHRTIKEEFYSIKFRQKIYQSVAELQDDLDAYLSFYNRQRPHHGYRTQGRTPYQAFLDGKIAQAQPMAA comes from the coding sequence ATGAGCGACAACCAGAAGCTTATCAAAGCGCGCATTGGACTGCTCCAACTCGCCCAGGAATTGGGCAACATCAAGGCCGCCTGCCAGCGAGCCGGCATCAGCCGCAGCCACTTCTACGAGATCAAGGAAGCCTACGAGAAGCACGGAGCCGACGGGCTTGAGCCGAGGCAACGCCGGACGCCTCGGATGCCGAATCAGACTCCGCCCGAGCTTGAAAAGCAGATCCTCGAGATGACGGCGCAGTATCCGACCTACAGTTACATCCGCATTGCCGACCAGCTTCGTTTGGTCGGCATCGGTGTCTCTGCCCCCGCCGTCCGAGGGGTCTGGGTACGGCACGGCATCACTCTCCGGCTCCAGCGCCTGCTCTGGCTGGACAAGAAGACCGCCACCGAAGGCGGCGTGCTGACGGAGCAAGCCAAGCGGCTCCTGCAGAAGCATCAGGGCCGAAACGTTGACCCGGAACAACATATCGCTGCACCGCATTCTGGCTATCTGCTTTGCCAGGACACTTACTTTGTAGGCACGATCAAAGGCGTCGGCAAGGTCTACATGCAGACGGTCATTGACGCACACTGCTCGCAAGCCTTCGCCAAGGTCTATCTCAGCAAGATGCCGATCACTGCGGCAGACACACTGAATGATCGAGTCATCCCCTTCTATGACGATGAGAAGGTGGGGATCGAGCGGTTGCTCACCGACAATGGCCGCGAGTACTGTGGACTCGAAGCTCGTCATCCCTTCGAGATCTATCTGGCGATTAACCAGATCCGCCACAAGAGAACGCAGATCGCTTCCCCTCAATCCAACGGCTTCTGTGAGCGCTTCCATCGCACGATCAAGGAGGAGTTTTACAGCATCAAGTTCCGGCAAAAGATCTATCAGTCTGTGGCTGAATTACAAGATGATCTGGACGCCTATCTGAGCTTCTACAATCGCCAGCGACCCCATCATGGATATCGGACTCAAGGCCGAACGCCATACCAGGCTTTCCTCGATGGGAAAATCGCCCAGGCGCAACCTATGGCAGCATGA